A region from the Lysobacter sp. BMK333-48F3 genome encodes:
- the aac(6') gene encoding aminoglycoside 6'-N-acetyltransferase, which translates to MSAARRVRAATAADFAAWALLRHALWPQATAQEHAAELPELLAQPQRLSAFLIEDGDGRVQGFAEASLRHDYVNGTESSPVGFLEGWYVAPERRGQGYGRALIDAVEAWTRAQGCSELASDAELDNRDSHAAHAACGFAETERVVYFRKRLAD; encoded by the coding sequence GTGAGCGCGGCGCGGCGGGTGCGCGCCGCGACCGCGGCCGACTTCGCCGCCTGGGCATTGCTGCGCCATGCCTTATGGCCGCAGGCCACGGCGCAGGAGCATGCCGCCGAACTGCCCGAGCTGTTGGCGCAACCGCAACGCCTGAGCGCGTTCCTGATCGAGGACGGCGACGGCCGCGTGCAGGGTTTCGCCGAGGCCAGCCTGCGCCACGACTACGTCAACGGCACCGAATCCTCGCCGGTCGGTTTCCTGGAAGGCTGGTACGTCGCCCCCGAGCGACGCGGCCAGGGCTACGGGCGCGCCCTGATCGACGCGGTCGAAGCCTGGACTCGCGCGCAAGGCTGCAGCGAACTGGCTTCCGATGCCGAACTCGACAATCGCGACAGCCACGCCGCCCACGCCGCCTGCGGCTTCGCCGAAACCGAGCGCGTGGTGTACTTCCGCAAGCGCCTGGCGGACTAG
- the pdxH gene encoding pyridoxamine 5'-phosphate oxidase, with the protein MNPTDALLTEALATFDALFAEAHTAGEPDPTAMTVATATLDARPSARTVLLKAHDARGFVFYTHLDGRKGRELQDNPHAALLFHWPRVRHGVQVRIEGAVEIVADAEADAYFASRPRGSQLGAWASKQSETLPDRDTFEQRLDQVEAQFEGREVARPPRWTGLRVRPEKIEFWYGADFRLHERWYYEADRAGGWSKRMLYP; encoded by the coding sequence ATGAACCCGACCGACGCCCTGCTGACCGAAGCCCTCGCCACCTTCGATGCGCTGTTCGCCGAAGCGCATACCGCCGGCGAGCCCGATCCGACCGCGATGACCGTCGCCACCGCCACCCTCGATGCCCGCCCGTCGGCGCGCACGGTGTTGCTGAAGGCCCACGACGCGCGCGGCTTCGTGTTCTACACCCACCTCGACGGGCGCAAGGGCCGCGAACTGCAGGACAACCCGCACGCGGCCCTGCTGTTCCATTGGCCGCGCGTGCGTCACGGCGTGCAGGTGAGGATCGAGGGCGCGGTGGAGATCGTCGCCGACGCCGAAGCCGACGCCTACTTCGCCAGCCGCCCGCGCGGCAGCCAACTCGGCGCCTGGGCCTCGAAGCAGTCGGAAACCTTGCCCGACCGCGACACCTTCGAACAGCGCCTGGACCAGGTCGAGGCGCAGTTCGAAGGCCGCGAGGTGGCGCGGCCGCCGCGCTGGACCGGGCTGCGGGTGCGGCCGGAGAAGATCGAATTCTGGTACGGCGCCGATTTCCGCCTGCACGAACGCTGGTACTACGAGGCCGACCGCGCCGGCGGCTGGAGCAAGCGGATGCTGTATCCGTGA
- a CDS encoding kinase has product MSSRLHPPGSIGPGSIGPSAPAADGAKRTGPAASGFDQAFVAAALDDALAAEARVYAICGLQGSGKSTLAAQIAGLARQRGLRCAVLSIDDFYLGRRERLRLAREVHPLLASRGPPGTHDAALACSVLDRLREGAPARWPRFDKLRDTRLPPSRWARADAVDLVLFEGWFLKTPAQDAAALAAPVNALEREHDPHGVWRDYCNRALAGDYPPLWARLDRLLFLQPPGFEVVAQWRWQQEQAMQRRRPQCRAMDRAQLERFVALFERVSRQALAHLPGLAERCVRLDAARRPLAESAPRAGSAVTGRRRSPSD; this is encoded by the coding sequence ATGTCGTCGCGCCTGCATCCGCCTGGGTCAATCGGTCCGGGGTCAATCGGTCCATCAGCGCCGGCCGCGGACGGCGCGAAGCGAACCGGCCCCGCAGCGTCCGGCTTCGATCAGGCTTTCGTCGCCGCCGCGCTCGACGATGCGCTCGCCGCCGAGGCCCGCGTCTACGCGATCTGCGGCCTGCAAGGCAGCGGCAAATCGACCCTTGCGGCGCAGATCGCCGGCCTCGCGCGGCAACGCGGGCTGCGCTGTGCGGTGCTGTCGATCGACGATTTCTACCTCGGCCGGCGCGAACGCCTGCGCCTGGCGCGCGAGGTGCACCCGCTGCTGGCCAGCCGCGGCCCGCCGGGCACCCACGATGCGGCCCTTGCCTGCTCGGTCCTGGACCGTCTGCGCGAGGGTGCGCCGGCGCGCTGGCCGCGCTTCGACAAGTTGCGCGACACGCGCCTGCCGCCGTCGCGCTGGGCGCGCGCCGACGCGGTCGACCTGGTGCTGTTCGAAGGCTGGTTCCTCAAGACCCCGGCGCAGGACGCCGCTGCGCTCGCCGCGCCGGTCAACGCGCTGGAACGCGAACACGACCCGCACGGCGTCTGGCGCGACTACTGCAACCGCGCCCTCGCCGGCGACTATCCGCCGTTGTGGGCGCGCCTGGATCGGTTGCTGTTCCTGCAGCCGCCGGGGTTCGAAGTGGTCGCGCAGTGGCGCTGGCAGCAGGAGCAAGCCATGCAGCGGCGCCGGCCGCAGTGCCGGGCGATGGACCGGGCCCAGCTCGAACGCTTCGTCGCGCTGTTCGAACGGGTCAGCCGGCAGGCGTTGGCGCACCTGCCCGGCCTGGCCGAACGCTGCGTGCGGTTGGACGCGGCGCGACGGCCGCTGGCCGAATCCGCGCCGCGCGCCGGATCCGCCGTCACTGGACGACGAAGGTCACCTTCAGATTGA
- a CDS encoding dodecin family protein: MAVAKVIELNSSSKNGIEDAVKTGLAKCAESVKNIQGAWINDIKVVTDGAGNVTEWRVNLKVTFVVQ, encoded by the coding sequence ATGGCGGTCGCCAAAGTCATCGAACTCAACAGCTCTTCCAAGAACGGCATCGAGGATGCGGTCAAGACTGGCCTGGCGAAGTGTGCCGAGTCGGTGAAGAACATCCAGGGCGCCTGGATCAACGACATCAAGGTGGTGACCGACGGCGCCGGCAACGTCACCGAGTGGCGGGTCAATCTGAAGGTGACCTTCGTCGTCCAGTGA
- a CDS encoding shikimate kinase, producing MNPASNLILIGPMGAGKTCIGRRLAERFGLRLVDADREIEQRAGASVATLFELEGEAGFRARESAVLADLLQHDGLLLATGGGAVLAEANRRLLRERGFVVQLLVTVEQQLERLAQDRSRPLLARGDREQVLRELAQRRAPLYAEIADLRYDTGSLGSAEATAGLVLALSRHWQRPTGAPSASPHSGADA from the coding sequence ATGAACCCTGCCAGCAATCTGATCCTGATCGGCCCGATGGGCGCAGGCAAAACCTGCATCGGCCGGCGCCTGGCCGAACGCTTCGGCCTGCGCCTGGTCGACGCCGATCGCGAGATCGAGCAGCGCGCCGGCGCCAGCGTCGCGACCCTGTTCGAGCTGGAAGGCGAAGCCGGCTTCCGCGCCCGCGAGAGCGCGGTGCTGGCCGACCTGCTGCAGCACGACGGCCTGCTGCTGGCCACCGGCGGCGGCGCGGTGCTGGCCGAAGCCAACCGTCGCCTGTTGCGCGAACGCGGCTTCGTGGTCCAGTTGCTGGTCACGGTCGAACAACAGCTCGAACGCCTGGCCCAGGACCGCAGCCGGCCGCTGCTGGCGCGCGGCGACCGCGAGCAGGTGCTGCGCGAGTTGGCGCAGCGGCGCGCGCCGCTGTACGCCGAGATCGCCGACCTGCGCTACGACACCGGTTCGCTGGGCTCGGCCGAGGCCACCGCCGGGCTGGTCCTGGCGCTGAGCCGCCACTGGCAGCGCCCCACCGGCGCGCCATCCGCTTCCCCCCATTCCGGAGCCGACGCATGA
- the aroB gene encoding 3-dehydroquinate synthase translates to MNAVRKVEVGGEAAYAIEIGPGLLDDGARLSRPLRGRHALIVSDGNVAPLYLERVEGSLRAARPELALGRFVIPPGEHEKTLARFSQCLDALAALGATRDACVIALGGGVVGDLAGFASACWMRGIDCVQVPTTLLAMVDSSVGGKTAVDLPSGKNLVGAFHPPRAVIADTAALRSLPDRELRAGLAEVVKYGAIFDATFLDWLEAHADALLARNDEALAEAIARSCRYKAEVVARDPFERGDRAMLNFGHTFGHAIETEQGYAGTTGDGLNHGEAVAVGMVLAARLSSALGRAPAADAERLQRLLERFGLPTAIPPGLDPQALLTRMRLDKKADAAGLRFILWDKAGAARIVSGIADDAVLATLVA, encoded by the coding sequence ATGAACGCCGTACGCAAGGTCGAAGTCGGCGGCGAAGCCGCCTATGCCATCGAGATCGGCCCCGGCCTGCTCGACGACGGCGCCCGCCTGAGCCGCCCGCTGCGCGGCCGCCACGCCCTGATCGTCAGCGACGGCAACGTCGCCCCGCTGTACCTGGAGCGGGTCGAGGGCAGCCTGCGCGCGGCGCGGCCGGAACTGGCGCTGGGCCGGTTCGTGATCCCACCCGGCGAACACGAGAAGACCCTGGCCCGCTTCAGCCAGTGCCTGGACGCCCTGGCCGCGCTGGGCGCGACCCGCGACGCCTGCGTGATCGCGCTCGGCGGCGGCGTGGTCGGCGACCTGGCCGGCTTCGCCTCGGCCTGCTGGATGCGCGGCATCGACTGCGTGCAGGTGCCGACCACGCTGCTGGCGATGGTCGATTCCTCAGTCGGCGGCAAGACCGCGGTCGACCTGCCCAGCGGCAAGAACCTGGTCGGCGCCTTCCATCCGCCGCGCGCGGTGATCGCCGATACCGCCGCCCTGCGCAGCCTGCCCGACCGCGAGCTGCGCGCCGGCCTGGCCGAAGTGGTCAAGTACGGGGCGATCTTCGACGCGACCTTCCTCGATTGGCTGGAAGCGCACGCCGACGCCCTGCTCGCCCGCAACGACGAGGCCCTGGCCGAGGCGATCGCGCGCAGTTGCCGCTACAAGGCCGAAGTGGTCGCGCGCGATCCGTTCGAGCGCGGCGACCGCGCCATGCTCAATTTCGGCCACACCTTCGGCCATGCGATCGAAACCGAGCAGGGCTACGCCGGCACCACCGGCGACGGCCTCAACCACGGCGAGGCGGTCGCGGTCGGGATGGTGCTGGCGGCGCGCCTGTCGAGCGCGCTGGGCCGCGCCCCGGCCGCCGACGCCGAGCGCCTGCAGCGCCTGCTCGAACGTTTCGGCCTGCCGACCGCGATTCCGCCCGGCCTGGATCCGCAAGCGCTGCTGACGCGCATGCGCCTGGACAAGAAGGCCGACGCGGCGGGCCTGCGCTTCATCCTGTGGGACAAGGCCGGCGCGGCGCGGATCGTGTCCGGCATCGCCGACGATGCGGTACTGGCGACGCTAGTCGCCTGA